The sequence below is a genomic window from Ficedula albicollis isolate OC2 chromosome 2, FicAlb1.5, whole genome shotgun sequence.
ATGGAGCCCAGCACACAACAAAAACTCCAATCAGGATGGTGAGAGTGATAGCCCCTTTCATGTTGGCCCCTTGGCGAACAGGGCCACTCCCTGGAAGAACAGCAATCTTTTTAATGTGCATACGAGCCATCATAAACATGTGGACATAGAGGGATGCCATGAGAATGAGCATAGTGAAGAACATGCTGATTAGGCAGATGATGACAACACTGCTGTCAGAGTAAATGATGAACAGAATGCCTGAGACCGTGCAAGCAGCCCAGATGCATGTGATGATAACCCCTACACGCTTCACTGTCATGATATTATGATACTGGAGGGCGTAAAAGATAGTAAAGTACCTGTCCACTGCTATTGAGAGAAGGCTGCAAATTGATGCAAGCAAGGAACTGCAAATGACTGAGTCGATGACATTGTCAATGTTTATGGTAAAGCTCTGTGCATCTGTGTCTGTATTGTTCAGCAGCGTGATGACAATGGTTTCTGATCCATTAGACACGCTCACTAGCATGTCAGCCACTGCCAAGCTACAGATGAAGAAGTACATGGGTGAATGGAGGTTCTTGTTCTTGGCTATGGCCACAATGACCAGGACATTCTCCAGCAAGCTGATGATGCCCAGAGTCACAAACACTTCAGGGGATACAAAGAGTTGCTCGTAGCAGCCTCCTGAGGAGTGGACCTTTGCATTTGGCTCGCTGGCTCCTCCGTGCAGTCTGTAGCTGTGGTTCCAGAAATGGAGAGGCTGGAGTGTCCCACGATGCTGGGTGAAATTCATCTTATGGTGATCCCTTCTGGCTTCCTGCTTTTAAAACTCCTGTCTCTTTTGCATTCCTCTGAAAACCTTCTTCGGCTTTTCagcttgtaaaaaaaaaaaaaaaaaagaaaaagaaactagGACCGAGGTAGGCAGCAGTTCAGAACACTTTCactactgtgaaaaaaataagatttcagACTCAGAAGAACTGGTTTACACCCTTACAGACAGGTTCTGATCATCACATTTACCTTGGTGATCTATGTCACAGAGTCCCATCAGTCTCTATGTTGGCATCAGATTCTCCCATATGGTCAGTTCCTGTTTAGCTCACTGGGATGCTGCAAGGCTCTTTTGGTGCTTTCCATTAAAGAGAGGCAATCATAAAATGCCCAAGTGACTGCTGCGGAGCAGGAACTATTTTCAAACTGCAAGCACCAGTCTCGCTGTCAGGCAGTGCATGCTGGCTGCTTGTCTTACCGTGTGTGGAAGAGAGAAATATTCAGGGCACTCTCCgcctctgcttttctttccagccaatggggctcagcagctgcagaaagtGGAGGGGCTGCTGATTCTGAGCCTCTGTGAAACATCGCACGGGTTCAGATGCAGCACGAGTTACCAGTGGCTACAGGAAAGCAGACAAGCTGCCAGAGATTTGCTTCTCTTCTTTAGCTTCTCAGAATAATATTTCAATACTGATTTTCCATTAATGAAACTTTCAGGAACTGTACTAATCAATACAATCTTACAGAATTCTTACAGCTGAAGtgatagattttatttttcagactctGATTTACTGTTGCTCCTTCTGTGGCACAAACTTGTTCTGCCTCATATGTATGGCAAAATAAgaacagggaagggaagcaaaataatatatatttcttcttGCTTCTCTCTCCCAGGTCCCTTTTGCCTTGCTACTTTTCCACGCCGTAGTTGTCCATTTCCAAGATGTATTGCAAGGTTGCATTATACTCTCTAGTAAGATTCTTATAATTTTTAAGATATGGAGGCAGGATAAGGACCAAAACCAACATGACCCAAAGTTACAAATGGCTTAGTAAACTGTCCTAAATAAAGTAGTTTTTTCTAGGTAAAACACTTCTTAGTAATCTTATTattgagaaggaaaagatgatGGAGTTGATTGCAGACGCCCTGTCACTGTCAAGAATTAAGACATTGGGCAGAAAAATAGCACTCAGTATTTAGAAAAGATGAAGGAAATCAGCGGGAGATGAAGTTGGAATCTGTAAGAAATAGAGCTCATACAATGGTAATGACACAAAAGCATCAATAAATCTCCTAGAAGTCCATATGGCCCACGAGATCTTGAAGCACAGGGATATCCCTGGGCTTACGGGGCATGAGCTGAAAGTCAGCTTCTCTGCAGTCTGTCAGGAAAAGCCCTTGAGAACGAGGAAGAAAAGAATGCCAAAGAATTGGGAAGAGACAGGGCAAAAACCGTTTTGCTGTTACATCCTTAAGCATTGCAACTGAGGATTGAAAAACAAGTATGTTGAACAAAGCCTAAAACACAAATGGATTTTAAAGGCCGTAGAAAAGTCAGTCACTGCACCTGAGAGTAGTGTTTGCAAGGAAACTGTTTGAAAGAATATTTCCAACTGACTACCAGGAAGGCTCTGGAGGGGTCTGTATCTGATGCAAAAGTCTATTTGCTATGtctcaaaatgttttcatcttctGTGCATTAGCTGGTTTTAAAGTGAATCAGTTAATAAAGTACAGGATGACAAAATGCATATAGAAGCACATCTGTATTTAACATCTAAGCATCAGGATGAAGTGTGATTTTGCTTTCATGTATGAGTTTGCTGTAGATCTATGGTTATGAACACCTACATTGGAAGAAAAGTCTCAGTCAATTTTTTCAGGGTCCTTCTTCAGATGGATTGCTTCATAAGGTGAAATATAAACCACCAAGACAAACAAAATTACTTGTGGCACAGGAAATCCCACATTTATCAGTTTGGAATACATCATTTACCAGCAGCATGCTTGAAATTAAATAGTTTGCTGCTGAAAGGGTGAGATTTGCTTGCCTGTCAAGATATATGCAAGCCAGAattcaaaaagattttttatcTACTTACTGATCCTCAGGCCATTACACAGTATTCACTAACTCCTGACACAGACAGGACGTGCATACCCAACCCTGAAAAGAACAGAACTACAGAAAAATTCTATAAAGAGGGATGTGGGATATCATCTCCCCAGATAACCTATCTTTTCTACACCTGCATCCAGAAATGTGTAATCTTCAAGTTATCCCAGGAGAGTAGCCACTCAACAGCTCTTCTTTCATGAACATCTCCATGCTGGAAGTGCCCCCGACACTGGGATCTCTCCCTTCACCTACTGAGATGGACTTAGATCAGGTGAGCCTGGCAAGAATAGAGAGAAGCTTCCTCCAGGGAGTACTGCCCCATTTGTTCCAATTATCTGTCTGTCTATTCCCCTCCTGGCTCCTCCCTTTCTCTGCACATTATCTCCATTCTCATCCccatttatcttttcatttgCTCTCTTCAGAAGCTACCCCGATGATGCTCCAGCTTTGATTTTTCGCTGAATATGTCATAAAATTGTAAAATTGGTTATAACTATGGAAAGAAAAGCTCCCTTTTTCCCCACCCACAGCCATCACTCCCCTCCAAATTTCTGTTTATGCTCTGCATTCTCGGGGCACATTTGTTTTGGTGCTTACCACTCATATTTGTGGGATGAGGTTTCATGACTGAAAGCACCAGACTTAAGGTAGCTTAGCAACTTAGTTGAAGGGGTGATGTACCTCTTCTCAGCCTGCTCTAACTAAAAGGTAAAACAAGCTACATGAGTGCGTTTTTTTAATGAGAGATGTGTGCGCATATAATTACTTCCATGGTAAAAGATGGATGCATGTCTCAGGCTCCCATTTAGTAAGAAATAAGCCATATAATGGTACAATTGTTCAAAGTCCCCTAGCTCTCTCATGCCTGAAGAGCCTctcaattatttatttcaaagacGATAGGAGTATTGCATAACAGATATTGcctaaattatttcttaaattttaaaaactaaatttgaggcaatatttcttttaaaagtggTGGCTTGCAAGCTTTTCAGGCCCATGGAAAACCAGCCATGGTTGCAGAAAACTAGAAACTGGTAACAGTGATACACTAATATGTGCTCCAGCTCTTGAGAGAAATAAATCATCAACAAAGATTTGAGCAAAGCCTGCCCTTTTCATGTAACTGCCCCATGTTCTATGCTGTTTGCAGATACTCTTCGACATCCACCTTCCAGACAGGGTTACAGTCATCTCCACCTCACAGTGTTTTTGGGAGATGGAATATCCTCTGGCAGTTGAATTTGAACGTTAGAAAAAAGCCTTCACTGAAATCAATGAGCAATCCCATAAGTG
It includes:
- the LOC101809388 gene encoding melanocortin receptor 4, encoding MNFTQHRGTLQPLHFWNHSYRLHGGASEPNAKVHSSGGCYEQLFVSPEVFVTLGIISLLENVLVIVAIAKNKNLHSPMYFFICSLAVADMLVSVSNGSETIVITLLNNTDTDAQSFTINIDNVIDSVICSSLLASICSLLSIAVDRYFTIFYALQYHNIMTVKRVGVIITCIWAACTVSGILFIIYSDSSVVIICLISMFFTMLILMASLYVHMFMMARMHIKKIAVLPGSGPVRQGANMKGAITLTILIGVFVVCWAPFFLHLIFYISCPYNPY